The Montipora capricornis isolate CH-2021 chromosome 6, ASM3666992v2, whole genome shotgun sequence genome has a window encoding:
- the LOC138052043 gene encoding uncharacterized protein has protein sequence MAFEAKLQTTVSKVDNFRGKWMRKDDENREQPFQVKRMLSGADVEQQSDERTPATEARVELKFSMVSLSEKNDLTSSQILAPVSSSSSASQLKGLATTLALALPATTLEAPTNATSSHR, from the exons AAATTGCAGACGACTGTATCAAAGGTAGACAACTTTCGGGGAAAGTGGATGCGGAAGGATGACGAAAACCGAGAACAACCATTCCAGGTGAAACGTATGTTATCTGGCGCTGATGTTGAACAACAAAGCGACGAGAGAACACCTGCCACCGAAGCTCGAGTAGAGTTGAAATTTTCTATGGTGTCGCTTTCCGAAAAG AATGATCTTACATCATCCCAAATTCTTGCACCAgtgtcatcatcttcatcagcTAGTCAGCTCAAAGGGCTGGCAACAACACTGGCTTTAGCACTACCTGCAACTACACTGGAAGCCCCCACAAATGCCACCTCTAGCCATAGGTGA